The Brachyspira aalborgi genome has a segment encoding these proteins:
- a CDS encoding tetratricopeptide repeat protein: MHRIKFNKARLFLIFSLILFISAGFLYSQTSTNAEVSFTNLPNSKRLASKISIKPINEDSLYVEWEGIYHPNLTYYVYRSNNPILSRPLLSTATIIGSVKATNSFNSYSMLDILPGYGKYYYAVISYVDNIGFYTADSDVDTVSFEFKDPNAINTNIIMTNTNTMIIVATNDLNTATNFISHTNYYEQTNYYNQTNYYNFTNYYNTTEIYLKPNTNNISNNAIKNKKLEDESKTSLEYTNETLIDLSENSFETPATNTANEFQIEYDEYMSEYNKALAQFKLGNYSTVITLLKPVSTKNVNRDLYYNINLLLGKAYKYAKQKQNALTVFRRIQSINHEEVSFWVNQVLSDL; encoded by the coding sequence ATGCATAGAATAAAATTTAATAAAGCAAGATTATTTTTAATATTTAGTTTAATATTATTTATTTCTGCAGGATTTTTATATTCTCAAACTTCAACTAATGCCGAAGTTTCTTTTACGAATTTACCTAATTCTAAAAGATTAGCAAGCAAGATTTCCATAAAACCTATAAACGAAGATTCTTTATATGTGGAATGGGAAGGCATATATCATCCTAATTTAACTTATTATGTTTATAGAAGCAATAATCCTATATTATCTCGTCCGCTTTTAAGCACGGCTACAATTATAGGTTCGGTTAAAGCTACTAATAGTTTTAATTCATATTCTATGTTAGACATATTGCCAGGATACGGAAAATATTATTATGCAGTTATATCTTATGTTGATAATATAGGTTTTTATACGGCAGATTCTGATGTAGATACGGTATCTTTTGAATTTAAGGACCCTAATGCGATTAATACAAATATTATTATGACTAATACAAATACTATGATAATTGTGGCGACTAATGATTTGAATACGGCTACAAATTTTATATCTCACACAAATTATTATGAGCAAACTAATTATTATAATCAAACGAATTATTATAATTTTACAAACTATTATAATACGACTGAAATATATTTAAAACCAAATACAAATAATATTTCAAATAACGCTATTAAAAATAAAAAATTGGAAGATGAAAGCAAAACAAGTTTAGAATATACAAACGAGACTTTAATCGATTTAAGCGAAAATTCTTTTGAAACGCCAGCTACTAATACAGCGAACGAATTTCAAATAGAATATGACGAGTATATGAGCGAATATAATAAAGCTTTAGCTCAATTTAAGTTGGGTAATTATTCTACGGTAATTACTTTACTTAAACCTGTTTCGACAAAAAATGTTAATAGAGATTTATATTATAATATTAATTTACTGCTTGGAAAAGCTTATAAATATGCAAAGCAAAAACAAAACGCATTGACGGTATTTAGACGAATACAGTCGATTAATCATGAAGAGGTTAGTTTTTGGGTTAATCAGGTGTTAAGCGATTTATAA
- a CDS encoding DUF368 domain-containing protein, giving the protein MRVYLSYFIKGMAIGIANAIPGVSGGTIAFVLGIYEKLTYSISTLPIALIKLKWKDIIESLKILIPTFLGAAVSIFLFLNIINYLFSNYPVPTKIFFVGLVLGSFPFITKTVEEYNFKVFFAFFLGAFIMAIFVYFDINKPMGEATYSGNFSVFYGIKLFFCGIAAAIAMVIPGISGSLLLLILGEYENISYFVSTLKSNFNNVYPLIFLGIGVIIGIFAISKLITILIQKYRSTLFGFVLGILVVSFLSLWPNITSLSVPMLIATVLSMCMGFLVAIIMEKV; this is encoded by the coding sequence ATGAGAGTTTATTTATCCTATTTTATAAAAGGAATGGCAATAGGAATAGCTAACGCAATACCAGGAGTGTCGGGAGGAACTATAGCTTTTGTTCTTGGAATTTACGAAAAATTAACTTATTCAATATCGACTTTGCCTATTGCATTAATTAAATTAAAATGGAAAGATATAATTGAAAGTTTAAAAATATTAATTCCTACTTTTTTGGGAGCAGCCGTTTCGATATTTTTATTTTTAAATATTATTAATTATTTATTTTCAAATTATCCCGTTCCGACTAAAATATTTTTTGTCGGACTCGTGTTAGGTTCTTTTCCGTTTATAACGAAAACCGTTGAAGAATATAATTTTAAAGTATTTTTTGCATTCTTTTTAGGCGCTTTTATAATGGCTATATTCGTTTATTTCGATATTAATAAGCCTATGGGAGAGGCTACTTATTCGGGAAATTTTTCTGTTTTTTACGGAATAAAATTATTCTTTTGCGGAATAGCTGCGGCAATTGCGATGGTAATTCCTGGAATATCTGGCTCTCTTCTTTTATTGATATTGGGAGAATATGAGAATATTTCTTATTTTGTTTCGACTTTAAAATCTAATTTTAATAATGTTTATCCTTTAATATTTTTAGGAATAGGAGTTATTATTGGAATATTCGCTATATCAAAATTAATAACGATTCTTATTCAAAAATACAGGTCGACTCTTTTTGGTTTCGTATTGGGTATTTTGGTAGTTTCTTTTTTAAGTCTTTGGCCAAATATAACTTCTTTAAGTGTTCCTATGTTAATAGCTACCGTTTTATCAATGTGCATGGGTTTTCTTGTGGCAATTATTATGGAAAAAGTCTAA
- a CDS encoding RidA family protein, which translates to MDKKIIKTHKAPQAIGPYSQAIKSGNFIFASGQIPLDPVSGNMAENDIKKQTERVMENIKGLLESENLNLSNIIKTTCYLSDMSNFAAFNEVYGSYFTENPPARSTVAVKSLPKDALVEVEITAVIG; encoded by the coding sequence ATGGATAAGAAAATTATTAAAACTCATAAAGCTCCGCAGGCTATAGGACCTTATTCTCAAGCTATTAAAAGCGGTAATTTTATTTTTGCTTCAGGGCAAATACCTTTGGACCCAGTAAGCGGCAATATGGCGGAAAACGATATTAAAAAGCAAACCGAAAGAGTTATGGAAAATATTAAAGGGCTTTTGGAATCGGAAAATCTTAATTTGTCTAATATTATTAAAACTACATGTTATTTAAGCGATATGTCGAATTTTGCCGCATTTAATGAAGTTTACGGTTCTTATTTTACGGAAAATCCGCCTGCAAGAAGCACGGTTGCCGTAAAGTCGCTGCCGAAAGACGCTTTGGTTGAAGTTGAAATAACGGCGGTAATAGGTTAA